The following are from one region of the Sandaracinus amylolyticus genome:
- a CDS encoding aspartate ammonia-lyase, whose translation MSSSQAAFDLSIHTARGVDRAKRRVEKDSLGAVEIPASAYWGAHTARALENFAISGRPISDYPDLIYGLACVKQAAARANAELGALPRERAALIDRAAEEIKKGKHLDQFVVDIMQGGAGTSTNMNANEVIANVGLELGGHRRGDHRHLDPLDDVNRSQSTNDVYPTALKIALDSALERLLQELGSLASAFRERGRAFSGVLKVGRTQLQDAVPMTLGQELEGFAITLAEDAQSLRDITHHLREINLGATAVGTGITADPRYAESVRKHLSEITGIELRTAAHLVAATSDMGVFMQLSGGLKRFAMKLSKICNDLRLLASGPQCGLGEIRLPARQAGSSIMPGKVNPVIPEVVNEVAFVVAGADVTVAMACEAGQLQLNAFGPVVAHALLESLKWLTAAVITLRDNCVVGIEANRARLAEQTSSFVGVVTALTPYIGYAAAADLAKKALEGGGTIADLVVRAGLMDPADVEVLLTPARLSGEDVSVPRLSRDYSVRETGNGGRD comes from the coding sequence ATGAGCAGCTCGCAGGCCGCGTTCGATCTCAGCATCCACACCGCGCGTGGTGTCGACCGAGCCAAGCGTCGCGTCGAGAAGGACTCCCTGGGCGCGGTCGAGATCCCGGCGTCGGCCTACTGGGGCGCCCACACCGCGAGAGCGCTCGAGAACTTCGCAATCAGCGGGCGCCCGATCTCCGACTATCCCGATCTGATCTACGGGCTCGCGTGCGTGAAGCAGGCGGCGGCGCGCGCCAATGCGGAGCTCGGGGCGCTCCCGCGCGAGCGCGCCGCGCTGATCGATCGCGCGGCCGAAGAGATCAAGAAGGGGAAACATCTCGATCAATTCGTGGTCGACATCATGCAGGGCGGCGCCGGCACGTCGACGAACATGAACGCCAACGAGGTGATCGCGAACGTCGGGCTCGAGCTCGGGGGACACCGGCGCGGAGACCATCGCCACCTCGATCCGCTCGACGACGTGAATCGCAGTCAGAGCACGAACGACGTCTATCCGACTGCGCTCAAGATCGCGCTCGACTCGGCGCTCGAGCGCCTGCTCCAGGAGCTCGGGTCGCTCGCGAGCGCGTTCCGCGAGCGGGGAAGAGCGTTCTCGGGCGTGCTCAAGGTGGGTCGGACCCAGCTCCAAGACGCGGTCCCGATGACACTGGGACAGGAGCTCGAGGGATTCGCGATCACCCTCGCGGAGGACGCGCAGAGCCTGCGCGACATCACCCATCACCTGCGCGAGATCAACCTGGGCGCGACCGCGGTCGGCACCGGGATCACCGCGGATCCTCGATATGCGGAGTCGGTGCGAAAGCACTTGTCGGAGATCACCGGCATCGAGCTCCGCACCGCGGCGCACCTCGTCGCGGCGACCAGCGACATGGGCGTGTTCATGCAGCTCTCCGGCGGGCTCAAGCGCTTCGCGATGAAGCTCTCGAAGATCTGCAACGACCTGCGGCTGCTCGCGTCGGGACCGCAGTGCGGGCTCGGCGAGATCCGACTGCCCGCGCGACAGGCGGGCTCGAGCATCATGCCGGGCAAGGTGAACCCGGTGATCCCCGAGGTCGTGAACGAGGTCGCGTTCGTCGTCGCGGGCGCCGACGTGACCGTCGCGATGGCGTGCGAGGCGGGACAGCTGCAGCTCAACGCGTTCGGCCCGGTCGTCGCGCACGCGCTGCTCGAGAGCCTGAAGTGGCTCACTGCCGCGGTGATCACGCTGCGCGACAATTGCGTGGTGGGGATCGAAGCCAATCGCGCGCGGCTCGCGGAACAGACGTCCTCGTTCGTCGGAGTGGTCACCGCGCTGACTCCGTACATCGGATATGCGGCGGCGGCCGATCTCGCGAAGAAGGCGCTCGAGGGCGGAGGAACGATCGCCGATCTCGTGGTGCGCGCAGGGCTGATGGATCCCGCCGACGTCGAGGTGCTGCTCACTCCGGCGCGTCTGTCCGGAGAGGACGTCTCGGTGCCGCGTCTCTCGCGCGACTACTCGGTGCGAGAGACGGGCAACGGAGGACGAGACTAG
- a CDS encoding SLC13 family permease, translating to MDDATLSLLVLAGVVVLFVSNRVPAPLVSVVTMIALFALGLVDVEGAFAGFGDPVVPFLASLFVISEALDATGVTAWTSGRVLAVVGASPRRMVVATMLVAALLAALISANGAVAALLPMIVAIAVRTGRPPSTFAMPLAFAATTGSLLVLAGTPVNVLVSDAAAERAGERFGFFEFGLIGVPLLASAVLVVVLLGPKLLPARRPPDHARDLGQHARTLIEQYGLEGGLYRLRLRPRSPFVGVRRGEIDLSEHGGVSLVGVQSGKLVDPPLDHVLAAGDVLVVRGPADAISRLVLRASLSVAAVHRTGEDGDALFSRELGVVEVVIPPRSPLEGLKVLPGALTPDGLLVLAVQRQGRDRGAQATMLTVGDAVLVEGTWEALRRTSQDHEVLVVDAPDLVLRQTVPMGPGARRTIGVLLAMVLVLALDLTPAPIAGVVAACALVLLRVVRLEQAYRAVSWSAVLLVAGLIPLSAVLRDTGAADSMARVLLDAAGDLGPRATLAAVFVLVVALGQVLGAIATALITIPVALSAAQAMSVSPRPFLMAVTVACATTFLTPISSTANLMVTAPGAYRFGDFWRLGLVLTITFVVLAVLLIPVLWPF from the coding sequence GTGGACGACGCGACGCTCAGCCTGCTGGTCCTCGCCGGCGTGGTCGTGCTCTTCGTGTCGAACCGCGTCCCGGCGCCGCTCGTCTCGGTCGTGACGATGATCGCGCTCTTCGCGCTCGGGCTGGTCGACGTCGAGGGAGCGTTCGCGGGGTTCGGCGATCCGGTGGTGCCCTTCCTCGCGTCGCTCTTCGTCATCAGCGAAGCGCTCGACGCGACCGGAGTGACCGCGTGGACGAGCGGGCGCGTGCTCGCGGTCGTGGGCGCGAGCCCGCGTCGCATGGTGGTCGCGACCATGCTCGTCGCGGCGCTGCTCGCGGCGCTGATCAGCGCCAACGGCGCGGTCGCGGCGCTCCTGCCGATGATCGTCGCGATCGCGGTCCGCACCGGGCGCCCACCCTCGACCTTCGCGATGCCGCTCGCGTTCGCGGCGACCACCGGCTCGCTCCTCGTGCTCGCGGGCACGCCGGTCAACGTGCTGGTGTCGGACGCCGCGGCGGAGCGCGCCGGTGAGCGCTTCGGCTTCTTCGAGTTCGGGCTCATCGGCGTCCCGCTGCTCGCCTCGGCGGTGCTCGTCGTCGTGCTCCTCGGCCCGAAGCTCCTGCCCGCGCGCCGACCGCCCGATCACGCGCGCGATCTCGGTCAGCACGCGCGCACGCTGATCGAGCAGTACGGCCTCGAGGGCGGGCTCTATCGCCTGCGGCTGCGGCCGCGCTCCCCGTTCGTCGGAGTCCGGCGCGGCGAGATCGATCTCTCCGAGCACGGCGGCGTGTCGCTGGTCGGCGTGCAGTCCGGAAAGCTCGTCGATCCACCGCTCGATCACGTGCTCGCCGCGGGCGACGTGCTCGTCGTGCGCGGGCCCGCCGACGCGATCAGCCGCCTCGTCCTGCGCGCGAGCCTCTCCGTCGCTGCGGTCCATCGCACCGGCGAGGACGGTGACGCGCTCTTCAGCCGCGAGCTCGGCGTCGTCGAGGTCGTCATCCCGCCGCGCTCACCGCTCGAAGGGCTCAAGGTCCTCCCCGGCGCGCTCACGCCCGATGGTCTCCTCGTGCTCGCGGTGCAGCGCCAAGGGCGCGATCGCGGCGCGCAGGCGACCATGCTCACGGTGGGCGACGCGGTGCTCGTCGAGGGCACCTGGGAGGCGCTCCGCCGGACCTCGCAGGACCACGAGGTCCTGGTCGTCGACGCGCCCGATCTCGTGCTGCGTCAGACCGTCCCGATGGGTCCCGGCGCGCGTCGCACGATCGGCGTGCTCCTCGCGATGGTGCTCGTCCTCGCGCTCGATCTGACCCCGGCCCCGATCGCCGGTGTCGTCGCCGCGTGCGCGCTCGTGCTCTTGCGCGTCGTGCGCCTCGAGCAGGCCTATCGCGCGGTGTCGTGGAGCGCGGTGCTCCTCGTCGCGGGGCTCATCCCGCTCTCCGCGGTGCTGCGCGACACCGGCGCCGCCGACTCGATGGCGCGCGTGCTCCTCGACGCAGCGGGCGATCTCGGCCCGCGGGCGACCCTCGCCGCGGTGTTCGTGCTCGTCGTCGCGCTCGGTCAGGTGCTCGGCGCCATCGCGACCGCGCTCATCACGATCCCGGTCGCGCTGTCCGCGGCGCAGGCGATGAGCGTCTCTCCACGACCGTTCTTGATGGCGGTGACGGTCGCGTGCGCGACCACGTTCCTCACGCCGATCTCGAGCACCGCGAACCTGATGGTCACCGCGCCGGGCGCCTATCGATTCGGCGATTTCTGGAGGCTCGGACTGGTGCTCACGATCACCTTCGTCGTGCTCGCGGTGCTCTTGATCCCGGTGCTCTGGCCCTTCTGA
- a CDS encoding DUF2254 domain-containing protein, with protein MRHRTLRRLLADPFYLVMIAALVLGATLGRLVAREGLGEELTYALGRAWRGTPDGAREALATMFGLQFTVLTIVLSLNAPVVQSAANQYSPRLVPFYLKNAPLRRAVPLFVLATGYIVAALRELGLAATQTPRPQPIVTGALALLVGAFALLMIDLNRTFRFMRVERVLALVRQSAFEAADRLRDDARSLALDRVARLALPAWAHPLPSPASGYVVRVDVARLARVARRAGVRVRISRPVGDYVDEGEVVGWVMTDAASGPVPPRVIARLASALEASPTRDPEYDPGYGIRILADVASRALSSSSNDSYTARQALQQLRSVLRHLARQPFGDWNVVDRDRTPRVSVMATDLREYVSLAIDAPLRHGANDLEVLDAVLEIALEMGLVAPDAEGRAVAHELVAKVMSDATRFGDLDDAKLAHLRNEAAIVRASIERNAPRAERLARAHWALPPRALVPTV; from the coding sequence ATGCGCCATCGAACGCTGCGCAGGCTGCTGGCAGACCCGTTCTATCTCGTGATGATCGCGGCGCTGGTCCTCGGCGCGACGCTGGGACGGCTGGTCGCCCGGGAAGGGCTCGGCGAGGAGCTGACGTACGCGCTCGGCAGAGCATGGCGCGGCACGCCGGACGGCGCGCGCGAGGCGCTCGCGACGATGTTCGGTCTGCAGTTCACCGTGCTCACGATCGTGCTCTCGCTGAACGCGCCGGTGGTGCAGTCGGCCGCCAATCAATACTCGCCGCGGCTCGTGCCGTTCTATCTGAAGAACGCACCGCTGCGGCGCGCGGTGCCGCTCTTCGTGCTCGCGACCGGCTACATCGTCGCGGCGCTCCGCGAGCTCGGGCTCGCGGCGACGCAGACGCCTCGCCCGCAGCCGATCGTCACCGGCGCGCTGGCGCTCCTGGTCGGCGCGTTCGCGCTGCTCATGATCGACTTGAACCGCACGTTCCGGTTCATGCGCGTCGAGCGGGTGCTCGCGCTGGTGCGGCAGTCGGCCTTCGAGGCCGCCGATCGCCTGCGCGACGATGCGCGCTCGCTCGCGCTCGATCGCGTCGCGCGCCTGGCGCTGCCGGCGTGGGCCCATCCGCTTCCTTCGCCGGCGTCGGGCTACGTGGTGCGGGTCGACGTCGCGCGGCTCGCGCGCGTGGCGCGCCGCGCGGGCGTGCGCGTGCGGATCAGCCGGCCGGTGGGCGACTACGTCGACGAGGGCGAGGTGGTCGGCTGGGTGATGACCGACGCGGCGAGCGGTCCCGTGCCGCCGCGCGTGATCGCGCGCCTCGCGAGCGCGCTCGAAGCGAGCCCGACGCGCGACCCCGAGTACGATCCCGGCTACGGCATCCGCATCCTCGCCGACGTCGCGTCGCGAGCGCTCTCGTCGTCGTCGAACGACTCGTACACGGCGCGCCAGGCGCTGCAGCAGCTGCGCTCGGTGCTGCGGCACCTCGCCCGGCAGCCCTTCGGGGACTGGAACGTCGTGGACCGCGATCGCACGCCGCGGGTGTCGGTGATGGCGACCGATCTGCGGGAGTACGTGTCGCTCGCGATCGACGCGCCGCTGCGCCACGGCGCGAACGATCTCGAGGTGCTCGACGCGGTGCTCGAGATCGCGCTCGAGATGGGCCTGGTCGCCCCCGACGCCGAAGGGCGCGCCGTGGCGCACGAGCTGGTCGCCAAGGTGATGAGCGACGCGACGCGCTTCGGGGACCTCGACGACGCGAAGCTCGCGCACCTGCGGAACGAGGCCGCGATCGTGCGGGCCTCGATCGAGCGCAACGCGCCGCGCGCCGAGCGTCTCGCGCGGGCGCACTGGGCCCTGCCGCCGCGCGCGCTGGTGCCGACCGTGTGA
- a CDS encoding leucyl aminopeptidase, giving the protein MMNFPSFHAAAVAEFHPAPSVDEITATKIRVAKSAPKNAGAIGVPVGTEGDVPSELGLDRATLATAGFEGKSGQTLVVPRPGQPALVAVGLGAESERDLASLRHAAASFARAGARYGHLALALPALPDVSPAHVAQAAVEGALLARYRYRPLKRKTEQEPPLEELTIVSSAAEDELKRGIDRGRITARATELARDLANAPATLLTARHMAEIAKVVADASGLEIEVFDEKKLAELGCGGMLGVNAGSSEPPRLIKLTYRPKTNGKGAGRISLIGKGIMYDSGGISLKPNDLVHAAMKTDMSGAAAILGAMSALSALGCKNAVTGYLMCTDNMPGGNAMRLGDVLTARGGKTVEVLNTDAEGRLVMMDGLVLATEEKPPPQAIIDIATLTGACERALGNDNAGIMGNHQGLIDQLKSSADTTDETIWQFPLDRRLRKELDSEVADIKNIGGSLAGQITAALFLEEFVNGLPWAHIDIAGTSRVETDKTWRSKGATGFGTRLLIDFLMDFQAPEQPKAKVKN; this is encoded by the coding sequence ATGATGAACTTCCCGTCCTTCCACGCGGCAGCGGTGGCCGAGTTCCACCCGGCTCCTTCGGTCGACGAGATCACGGCGACGAAGATCCGTGTCGCGAAGTCGGCGCCGAAGAACGCGGGCGCGATCGGTGTGCCGGTGGGCACCGAGGGCGACGTCCCGAGCGAGCTCGGGCTCGACCGCGCCACGCTCGCCACCGCGGGGTTCGAAGGAAAGTCCGGCCAGACGCTGGTCGTCCCGCGGCCCGGCCAGCCCGCGCTCGTCGCGGTCGGGCTCGGCGCCGAGTCGGAGCGCGATCTCGCGTCGCTCCGGCACGCGGCCGCGAGCTTCGCGCGCGCCGGTGCGCGCTACGGCCACCTCGCGCTCGCGCTCCCGGCGCTGCCCGACGTCTCGCCGGCCCACGTCGCGCAGGCCGCCGTCGAAGGAGCGCTCCTCGCGCGATATCGATATCGCCCGCTCAAGCGCAAGACCGAGCAGGAACCGCCGCTCGAAGAGCTCACGATCGTCTCGAGCGCTGCCGAGGACGAGCTGAAGCGCGGCATCGATCGCGGGCGGATCACCGCGCGTGCGACCGAGCTCGCGCGCGATCTCGCGAACGCACCGGCCACGCTGCTGACCGCGCGCCACATGGCGGAGATCGCGAAGGTCGTCGCCGACGCGTCGGGCCTCGAGATCGAGGTGTTCGACGAGAAGAAGCTCGCCGAGCTCGGCTGCGGCGGAATGCTCGGCGTGAACGCCGGCAGCTCGGAGCCCCCGCGCCTCATCAAGCTCACCTATCGCCCGAAGACGAACGGGAAGGGCGCGGGCCGCATCTCGCTGATCGGCAAGGGCATCATGTACGACTCGGGCGGCATCAGCCTGAAGCCGAACGATCTCGTGCACGCCGCGATGAAGACCGATATGTCGGGCGCGGCGGCGATCCTCGGCGCGATGTCCGCGCTCTCCGCGCTCGGCTGCAAGAACGCAGTCACCGGATATCTGATGTGCACCGACAACATGCCTGGCGGAAACGCCATGCGGCTCGGTGACGTGCTCACGGCGCGCGGTGGAAAGACCGTCGAAGTCCTCAACACCGACGCAGAAGGACGGCTCGTCATGATGGACGGGCTGGTGCTGGCGACCGAGGAGAAGCCGCCCCCGCAGGCCATCATCGACATCGCGACGCTCACCGGCGCGTGCGAGCGCGCGCTCGGCAACGACAACGCCGGGATCATGGGCAATCACCAGGGGCTGATCGATCAGCTCAAGTCGTCGGCCGACACCACCGACGAGACGATCTGGCAGTTCCCGCTCGATCGCCGGCTCCGCAAGGAGCTCGACTCCGAGGTGGCCGACATCAAGAACATCGGCGGTTCGCTCGCCGGTCAGATCACCGCGGCCCTGTTCCTCGAGGAGTTCGTCAACGGCCTGCCCTGGGCGCACATCGACATCGCGGGCACGTCGCGCGTCGAGACCGACAAGACCTGGCGCTCCAAGGGCGCGACCGGATTCGGCACGCGCCTCCTCATCGACTTCCTGATGGACTTCCAGGCGCCCGAGCAGCCGAAGGCGAAGGTGAAGAACTAG
- a CDS encoding glycoside hydrolase family 15 protein, whose protein sequence is MPAAIEDYGLIGDTTTIALVSRHGSIDWLCLPRIDSDACLAKLLGDDDHGSWTLQPAAPVRTIHRRYRGDTLILETEITCDGGRARVIDFMPPGSAEHDIIRIVEGLEGEVPMHADLKVRFGYGAHVPWIKTDGRCATLTSGPSALFYNSPVPLAPDLETARLEASFVVRPGDRLPFVLGFYDSHASAPQHVVDADAELARTEKYWREWAGRCRYAGPFRDAVVRSLVTLKALTYQPTGGIVAAPTCSLPEELGGVRNWDYRYCWMRDATLTLDALMRGGYLDEATAWRDWLMRAVAGAPAQLQIMYGIAGEHRLTEVELPWLPGYEDSRPVRIGNAAYDQFQLDVYGEVLNTLYDAHANGVPDLPDVWDPILAIVDFVEQAWQRKDEGIWEVRGGGKRHFTHSKLMAWVAVDRAVRMIEELGAHAQPRLEKRLFRWRALREEIRQSVLQRAWSDRVGAFTQSYGSDELDASVLLIPHMGLLPADDPRMVSTVAAIEKGLTWDGLVLRYATETGVDGLPGHEATFLICSFWLADNYAMVGRLDDAEALLARLVSLSSDLGLLAEEYHPELHRQLGNFPQAFSHIGLINTAYLIEAKRAGKTVALPAAAQLH, encoded by the coding sequence ATGCCTGCCGCGATCGAAGACTACGGGCTCATCGGGGACACCACGACGATCGCGCTGGTCTCGCGGCACGGCTCGATCGACTGGCTCTGTCTACCGCGCATCGACTCCGACGCTTGCCTCGCGAAGCTGCTCGGAGACGACGATCACGGGTCCTGGACGCTGCAGCCCGCGGCTCCGGTGCGCACGATCCATCGACGTTATCGAGGAGACACGCTGATCCTCGAGACCGAGATCACGTGCGACGGGGGCCGCGCTCGGGTGATCGACTTCATGCCTCCGGGCAGCGCCGAGCACGACATCATCCGGATCGTCGAGGGGCTCGAGGGCGAGGTCCCGATGCACGCCGATCTGAAGGTCCGCTTCGGATACGGCGCGCACGTGCCGTGGATCAAGACCGACGGGCGCTGCGCCACGCTCACGTCGGGACCGAGCGCGCTCTTCTACAACAGCCCCGTGCCGCTCGCGCCCGACCTGGAGACCGCTCGCCTCGAGGCGAGCTTCGTCGTCCGCCCCGGCGACCGTCTGCCGTTCGTCCTGGGGTTCTACGATTCCCACGCGAGCGCGCCGCAGCACGTCGTCGACGCGGACGCGGAGCTCGCGCGCACCGAGAAGTACTGGCGAGAGTGGGCGGGCCGGTGTCGTTACGCCGGGCCGTTCCGCGACGCCGTCGTGCGATCGCTGGTCACGCTCAAGGCGCTCACCTATCAGCCGACGGGCGGCATCGTCGCTGCGCCGACCTGCTCGCTCCCCGAAGAGCTCGGTGGAGTGCGCAACTGGGACTACCGCTACTGCTGGATGCGCGACGCGACGCTCACGCTCGATGCGCTCATGCGCGGCGGCTACCTCGACGAGGCGACCGCATGGCGCGACTGGCTGATGCGCGCGGTCGCCGGTGCTCCGGCGCAGCTGCAGATCATGTACGGGATCGCCGGCGAGCATCGTCTGACCGAGGTCGAGCTGCCGTGGCTGCCGGGCTACGAGGACTCGCGTCCGGTGCGGATCGGCAACGCCGCGTACGACCAGTTCCAGCTCGACGTCTACGGCGAGGTGCTCAACACGCTCTACGACGCGCACGCGAACGGGGTTCCGGATCTGCCCGACGTGTGGGATCCGATCCTCGCGATCGTCGACTTCGTGGAGCAGGCCTGGCAGCGGAAGGACGAGGGCATCTGGGAGGTCCGCGGCGGAGGGAAGCGGCACTTCACGCACTCGAAGCTGATGGCCTGGGTCGCGGTGGATCGCGCCGTGCGCATGATCGAGGAGCTCGGCGCGCACGCGCAGCCGCGCCTCGAGAAGCGCCTCTTCCGCTGGCGCGCGCTGCGCGAGGAGATCCGGCAGAGCGTCCTGCAGCGAGCGTGGAGCGATCGCGTCGGTGCCTTCACGCAGTCGTACGGATCGGACGAGCTCGACGCGAGCGTCCTCCTGATCCCGCACATGGGGCTCTTGCCCGCCGACGATCCGCGGATGGTCTCGACGGTCGCCGCGATCGAGAAGGGCCTCACGTGGGACGGCCTCGTCCTGCGCTACGCGACCGAGACCGGCGTCGATGGGCTGCCCGGTCACGAGGCGACGTTCCTCATCTGCAGCTTCTGGCTCGCCGACAACTACGCGATGGTCGGCCGCCTCGACGACGCCGAGGCGCTGCTCGCGAGGCTCGTCTCGCTCTCCAGCGATCTCGGCCTGCTCGCCGAGGAGTACCACCCGGAGCTGCACCGACAGCTCGGCAATTTCCCTCAGGCGTTCTCGCACATCGGCTTGATCAACACCGCATACCTCATCGAGGCCAAGCGCGCGGGCAAGACCGTCGCGCTCCCCGCCGCAGCGCAGCTGCACTGA
- a CDS encoding RDD family protein — MPSTGRAEPAGIVSRFAAFVIDLAVVGAGSSAGAWVIEAAGSLLLPESSWTREVTAVLEGVSCATIAAAYFVGLWAIAGRTAGLLLLGLRVVPTRGRGRMTFLRALLRFLGCIVSALPLYLGFLWILVDPGRRGWHDRLAGTTVVYDPPLAERGRRALRSPQQGASVA; from the coding sequence GTGCCCTCGACCGGCCGCGCCGAGCCTGCGGGGATCGTCAGCCGATTCGCGGCGTTCGTGATCGATCTCGCGGTGGTCGGCGCGGGCTCGAGCGCCGGTGCGTGGGTGATCGAAGCCGCCGGCTCGCTCCTGCTGCCCGAGTCGAGCTGGACGCGCGAGGTCACCGCCGTGCTCGAGGGCGTGTCGTGCGCGACCATCGCCGCGGCGTACTTCGTGGGGCTCTGGGCGATCGCCGGTCGCACCGCAGGGCTGCTGCTCCTCGGCCTTCGGGTGGTGCCGACGCGCGGCCGCGGTCGCATGACGTTCTTGCGAGCGCTCCTCCGCTTCCTCGGCTGTATCGTCTCGGCGCTCCCGCTCTATCTCGGCTTCCTGTGGATCCTCGTCGACCCCGGTCGCCGCGGCTGGCACGACCGCCTCGCGGGCACGACCGTCGTCTACGATCCGCCGCTCGCCGAGCGCGGTCGCCGCGCGCTCCGCTCACCGCAGCAAGGCGCGAGCGTGGCTTGA
- a CDS encoding AbgT family transporter, with translation MVIPSGDEAAPPNRESKTGLERFLNSVERVGNKVPHPAVIFVLLIAFVVVLSHVFYALGASVTYEAIDPETHAVATTTTYAQSLLTADGVRFMYENVVQNFMNFNAVGVIIVAMLGVGVADSSGLVTALIKKLVHIAPRKALTYILVFVGIVSSIAADAGYLVLVPLGAAAFLSIGRHPLAGLAASFAGVASVFAVNILIKPLDGILVGITNDAIHLMNPQLSVDLTANFWFSTASVLMLTVVVGVVTEKIVEPRLGPYGGETPALESEGMTAAESRGLKLAGLATLAVLAVFALLSIPEGAPLRNPETGALIGDSPFMSGLIVLVTFIFLAAGLGYGFGAKTITSITDVTSAMEKAVAGLGGLIFLLFVISQFVAYFTYTNIATLAAVEVGDFLADAGLGALPLLIGFVLVVVALDLIMTGAIPKWAIFAPVFVPLLMRLGVEPEAVLAAYRVGDSPMNSVTPLNAYFALIVTFSAKYQKDAGVGTLVALMLPYVAVVTVAWIILLVVWQVAGLPWGF, from the coding sequence ATGGTGATTCCTTCGGGCGACGAAGCCGCGCCCCCGAATCGAGAGAGCAAGACGGGACTGGAGCGCTTCCTCAACAGCGTCGAGCGAGTGGGGAACAAGGTCCCGCACCCTGCGGTGATCTTCGTCCTGCTGATCGCGTTCGTCGTCGTGCTCTCGCACGTCTTCTACGCGCTCGGCGCGAGCGTGACGTACGAGGCGATCGATCCCGAGACGCACGCGGTCGCGACGACGACGACCTACGCCCAGAGCCTGCTCACCGCGGACGGCGTTCGGTTCATGTACGAGAACGTCGTCCAGAACTTCATGAACTTCAACGCGGTGGGCGTGATCATCGTCGCGATGCTCGGCGTCGGAGTCGCCGACTCGTCGGGGCTGGTCACCGCGCTGATCAAGAAGCTGGTGCACATCGCGCCGCGAAAGGCGCTGACGTACATCCTGGTGTTCGTCGGCATCGTCTCGAGCATCGCGGCCGACGCCGGATATCTCGTCCTCGTCCCGCTCGGCGCGGCCGCGTTCCTGAGCATCGGTCGCCATCCGCTCGCGGGGCTCGCGGCCTCGTTCGCCGGTGTCGCGTCGGTGTTCGCCGTGAACATCCTGATCAAGCCGCTCGACGGCATTCTCGTCGGGATCACCAACGACGCGATTCACCTCATGAATCCGCAGTTGTCGGTCGATCTGACCGCCAACTTCTGGTTCTCGACGGCCTCGGTGCTGATGCTGACCGTCGTCGTCGGCGTCGTCACCGAGAAGATCGTCGAGCCGCGACTCGGGCCCTATGGCGGTGAGACTCCCGCGCTCGAGAGCGAGGGCATGACTGCCGCGGAGTCGCGTGGGCTCAAGCTCGCGGGCCTCGCGACGCTCGCAGTCCTCGCGGTGTTCGCGCTGCTCTCGATCCCCGAGGGAGCCCCGCTGCGGAATCCCGAGACCGGCGCGCTGATCGGCGACTCGCCTTTCATGAGCGGTCTGATCGTCCTGGTCACGTTCATCTTCCTGGCGGCCGGCCTGGGCTACGGCTTCGGCGCGAAGACGATCACGTCGATCACCGACGTCACGAGCGCGATGGAGAAGGCGGTGGCCGGTCTCGGCGGCCTGATCTTCCTGCTCTTCGTGATCAGCCAGTTCGTCGCGTACTTCACGTATACGAACATCGCGACCCTCGCGGCGGTCGAGGTGGGTGATTTTCTCGCGGACGCGGGGCTGGGCGCACTCCCGCTTCTGATCGGATTCGTGCTCGTCGTGGTCGCGCTGGATCTGATCATGACCGGTGCGATTCCGAAGTGGGCGATCTTCGCGCCGGTGTTCGTGCCGCTGCTGATGCGGCTGGGCGTCGAGCCGGAGGCCGTTCTCGCGGCCTATCGCGTGGGTGACAGCCCGATGAACTCGGTCACTCCGCTGAACGCGTACTTCGCTCTGATCGTCACGTTCTCCGCGAAGTACCAGAAGGACGCGGGCGTCGGGACGCTGGTCGCCTTGATGTTGCCCTACGTCGCGGTCGTGACGGTCGCCTGGATCATTCTCCTCGTGGTGTGGCAGGTGGCCGGGCTTCCCTGGGGATTCTGA